One region of Halomicrobium sp. LC1Hm genomic DNA includes:
- a CDS encoding KEOPS complex subunit Pcc1, translating into MREATIRTAHGDDATAERIASSLRPDNTDEMATRVDGDEIVTTIDRETTGGLHSTVDDYVVNLRVAAQLADQHTTHTS; encoded by the coding sequence ATGAGAGAAGCGACGATCCGGACGGCCCACGGCGACGACGCCACAGCCGAGCGGATCGCCAGCTCGCTCCGCCCGGACAACACCGACGAGATGGCCACGCGCGTCGACGGCGACGAGATCGTGACCACGATCGACCGCGAGACGACCGGCGGACTCCACTCGACAGTCGACGACTACGTCGTCAACCTCCGCGTCGCAGCACAGCTTGCCGACCAACACACAACACACACATCATGA